Proteins found in one Actinokineospora alba genomic segment:
- a CDS encoding RibD family protein → MTRPYVLLSVAVSVDGYIDDRDGQGFPLSNELDFDRVDQVRAESDAILIGAETVRRDNPRLLVNSAERRAARVADGLPEHPLKITVTGSGDLDPDLRFWHCGGRKLVYTTDSGATSANLGELAEVVSLGAELDFARLLDDLGGRGVGRLMVEGGGRIHTAFLSAGLADEIQLAVAPLLIGHAGAPRFLNPAEYPGGPARRMHLEDVSRVGDVAVLRYFPKA, encoded by the coding sequence GTGACCCGCCCCTACGTCCTCCTCAGCGTCGCGGTCAGCGTGGACGGCTACATCGACGACCGCGACGGCCAAGGGTTCCCGCTGTCCAACGAGCTCGACTTCGACCGCGTCGACCAGGTGCGGGCGGAGTCCGACGCCATTCTGATCGGCGCCGAGACCGTGCGCCGCGACAACCCCCGCCTGCTCGTCAACAGCGCCGAGCGGCGGGCGGCGCGAGTGGCCGACGGCCTCCCGGAGCACCCGCTGAAGATCACCGTGACCGGCTCGGGCGACCTCGACCCGGACCTGCGGTTCTGGCATTGCGGTGGCCGAAAGCTGGTCTACACAACGGATTCCGGCGCGACCTCGGCAAACCTGGGGGAGCTGGCGGAGGTCGTGTCGCTGGGCGCCGAGCTCGACTTCGCCCGGCTCCTCGACGACCTCGGCGGCCGCGGCGTGGGCAGGCTGATGGTGGAGGGCGGCGGCCGGATCCACACCGCGTTCCTGTCGGCAGGCCTGGCCGACGAGATCCAGCTGGCGGTGGCCCCGCTGCTGATCGGCCATGCGGGCGCGCCGCGCTTCCTCAACCCCGCCGAGTACCCAGGCGGACCCGCGCGCCGCATGCACCTCGAAGACGTCTCCCGGGTCGGCGACGTCGCCGTGCTGCGCTACTTCCCCAAAGCCTGA
- the secD gene encoding protein translocase subunit SecD: MPRSLASRGMIGRAVLSAIVLAISAYLLLTTTPRLGLDLRGGTQIVLETHDSPTAVADAKATDRTLEVLRRRVDALGVAEPMLARSGDNRIIIELPGLQDPKEAVEVIGRTAQLTFHPVLGDQAADGSRALPDESGQTLRLGQAAFSGDGVEKAQSGSDPQAGPGWFVGIEFRGTAAQAWERLTAQAACASPGDPARRVAIVLDDKVISSPQVDPSVKCQVGMIGDSTRITGQFSQAEAADLALLISAGALPVPVEIIEQRTVGATLGAEAIDASARAALIGLALTALFLLAVYWLAGAVAVIALCCYAAVSYAALLAVGATLTLPGLAGFVLAIGMAVDATVLVFERAREEPGGGLPHSIDRGFRGALSAIVDSNVTTLLAAGLLFWLASGPVRGFGVTLSIGVLASMFTSLVLTRVLLHLAAKAGLAKVPRLSGLTHQGRVRRWVNQRDPGFLARPQRWLTGAVVAVVLALAGLVVLGPNLGVEFTGGRVLEYSVPTGVDVDKVRAAVTDAGYPRAVVQTSGEDTMSVRTEPVEQADTDRIRAAVAAVAGDATQVRDEKIGPSLGAELRTNALIALGLAVLAQLAYLAIRFDWRLGVATVVALAQDVLLVLGIFAWLGKTYDGVFLAALLTVIGYSVNDSVVVFDRVRELRQRDQRAPFARVMGSAVLQTLPRTVNTGIGVLFVLGALLVLGDGSLADFALALLLGLITGTISTVATAGPVAILLDRRSPGAGRTRPPARTRTRENDGAVV, translated from the coding sequence GTGCCGCGCTCACTCGCGTCGCGGGGCATGATCGGTCGGGCCGTGCTGTCCGCGATCGTCCTCGCCATTTCCGCGTACCTGCTGTTGACCACCACGCCCCGCCTGGGTCTCGACCTGCGGGGCGGCACTCAGATCGTCCTCGAAACCCACGACTCGCCCACCGCCGTCGCCGACGCCAAGGCCACCGACCGAACCCTGGAGGTGCTGCGCCGCCGGGTGGACGCGCTCGGCGTGGCCGAGCCGATGCTGGCCCGCTCCGGCGACAACCGGATCATCATCGAACTTCCGGGGTTGCAGGACCCGAAGGAGGCGGTCGAGGTGATCGGCCGGACCGCCCAGCTCACCTTCCACCCGGTGCTCGGTGACCAGGCGGCCGACGGCAGCCGGGCCCTGCCCGATGAGTCGGGGCAGACGCTTCGGTTGGGGCAGGCCGCGTTCAGCGGCGACGGCGTCGAGAAGGCGCAGAGCGGGAGCGACCCGCAGGCCGGGCCGGGCTGGTTCGTCGGCATCGAGTTCCGCGGCACCGCCGCCCAGGCATGGGAGCGTCTGACCGCGCAAGCGGCGTGCGCGTCGCCGGGGGACCCGGCGCGCCGGGTGGCCATCGTGCTCGACGACAAGGTCATCTCCTCCCCGCAGGTCGACCCCTCGGTGAAGTGCCAGGTCGGGATGATCGGCGATTCCACCCGGATCACCGGGCAGTTCTCCCAGGCCGAGGCCGCCGATCTGGCGTTGTTGATCAGCGCAGGCGCGCTGCCGGTCCCGGTCGAGATCATCGAGCAGCGCACCGTCGGCGCCACCCTCGGCGCCGAGGCGATCGACGCGAGCGCCCGCGCGGCGCTGATCGGTCTGGCGTTGACCGCGCTGTTCCTGCTCGCGGTGTACTGGCTGGCGGGGGCGGTCGCGGTCATCGCCTTGTGTTGCTACGCGGCGGTTTCCTACGCCGCGCTGCTCGCCGTCGGCGCCACGCTCACGCTGCCCGGCCTGGCGGGTTTCGTGCTGGCCATCGGCATGGCGGTCGACGCCACCGTGCTGGTCTTCGAACGCGCCCGGGAGGAGCCTGGCGGCGGGCTTCCGCACTCGATCGACCGGGGGTTCCGCGGCGCCCTCTCGGCGATCGTCGACTCCAACGTCACCACCCTGCTCGCCGCGGGGTTGCTGTTCTGGTTGGCTTCCGGGCCGGTCCGCGGGTTCGGCGTCACGCTCAGCATCGGTGTGCTGGCCTCGATGTTCACCTCCCTGGTGCTGACCAGGGTGCTGCTGCACCTCGCGGCCAAAGCGGGACTGGCCAAGGTTCCCCGGCTGAGCGGCCTGACGCATCAGGGCCGGGTCCGGCGCTGGGTCAACCAGCGCGACCCGGGATTCCTGGCCCGACCTCAGCGTTGGCTGACGGGGGCCGTGGTCGCCGTCGTCCTGGCCCTGGCCGGGCTTGTCGTGCTGGGCCCGAACCTGGGCGTGGAGTTCACCGGTGGCCGGGTGCTCGAGTACTCGGTGCCCACCGGCGTCGACGTCGACAAGGTGCGCGCCGCCGTCACCGACGCCGGCTACCCGCGCGCGGTCGTGCAGACCTCGGGCGAGGACACCATGTCGGTCCGCACCGAACCCGTGGAGCAAGCCGACACCGACCGCATCCGCGCCGCTGTCGCCGCCGTCGCCGGGGACGCCACCCAGGTGCGCGACGAGAAGATCGGCCCCAGCCTGGGCGCCGAACTGCGCACCAACGCGTTGATCGCCCTGGGTCTCGCCGTCCTCGCCCAACTCGCGTACCTCGCCATCCGCTTCGACTGGCGCCTCGGGGTGGCCACGGTGGTCGCGCTGGCGCAGGACGTGTTGCTGGTGCTTGGGATCTTCGCCTGGCTGGGCAAGACCTACGACGGCGTGTTCCTGGCGGCGCTGCTCACCGTCATCGGCTACTCGGTCAACGACTCCGTCGTCGTCTTCGACCGCGTCCGCGAACTGCGACAACGAGACCAGCGCGCCCCGTTCGCCCGCGTCATGGGCTCGGCCGTCCTGCAAACGTTGCCTCGCACGGTCAACACCGGCATCGGAGTCCTGTTCGTCCTCGGCGCCTTGCTGGTTCTCGGTGACGGCTCACTGGCCGACTTCGCCCTCGCGTTGCTGCTGGGCCTGATCACCGGCACCATTTCCACGGTGGCCACAGCGGGCCCGGTGGCCATCCTGCTCGACCGCCGCAGCCCCGGCGCCGGACGCACCCGCCCACCCGCACGAACCCGGACCCGGGAGAACGACGGAGCGGTCGTATGA
- a CDS encoding alpha/beta hydrolase, producing MKKIVAIAAAAGAVAAGVSVTPMAQAAPAQVAYEPAPIAWGKCERPGLASRGAECGLLEVPLDYTKPTGTKIKLAVSRIKAKASAERYQGVMLVNPGGPGGSGLGLSVLGEYVPKGAGLTYDWIGFDPRGVGSSEPSLSCDSGVMGYNRPYYVPVTRQLEQTWLDRSKAYAQACAAKGGDLLSHLKTTDTTADMDVLRKALGQEKINFYGFSYGTYLGQVYSTLYPERVRRMVLDGNVDPRNVWYKANLNQDLAFDRNIKIYFDWIAKHDAVYHLGTDGRTIERNFYAQQQKLRKTPAGGVIGPDELVDVFLGATYSTYGWADIAAAYAAWVNGGDFAGLKARYDDINSQEPGSDNGFAVYLGVQCTDVQWPTDWNRWRLDNWITHFKAPFTTWGNAWYNAPCVYWGAKAGKPVKVDGSKAPPILLTSETLDAPTPFEGSLEVRSRFPKSALIEIVGGTTHSGTLNGNACVDDQIADYLATGKLPARKDGRQPDTKCDALPQPTPGQTARTLGDDQSRADLRRVITGGRG from the coding sequence GTGAAGAAGATCGTGGCGATCGCCGCCGCGGCGGGCGCGGTCGCGGCCGGGGTGTCCGTGACACCCATGGCGCAGGCCGCTCCCGCGCAGGTGGCCTACGAGCCCGCGCCGATCGCGTGGGGCAAGTGCGAACGGCCGGGACTGGCCTCCCGCGGCGCCGAGTGCGGCTTACTCGAAGTGCCGCTGGACTACACGAAACCGACCGGCACGAAGATCAAGCTGGCGGTCTCCCGGATCAAGGCCAAGGCGTCCGCCGAGCGGTACCAGGGCGTCATGCTGGTCAATCCGGGCGGGCCGGGCGGGTCCGGACTGGGCCTGTCGGTGCTCGGCGAGTACGTGCCGAAGGGCGCGGGACTGACCTACGACTGGATCGGCTTCGACCCGCGCGGCGTCGGCTCCAGCGAGCCGTCGCTGTCGTGCGACAGCGGCGTCATGGGGTACAACCGGCCGTACTACGTTCCGGTGACCAGGCAGTTGGAACAGACCTGGCTCGACCGGTCGAAGGCCTACGCCCAGGCGTGCGCGGCCAAGGGCGGGGACCTGTTGTCCCACTTGAAGACGACCGACACGACCGCCGACATGGACGTGCTGCGCAAGGCGCTGGGCCAGGAGAAAATCAACTTCTACGGCTTCTCCTACGGCACGTACCTCGGTCAGGTCTACAGCACGCTCTACCCGGAACGGGTGCGCCGGATGGTGCTCGACGGCAACGTCGACCCGCGCAATGTCTGGTATAAGGCCAATCTGAACCAGGACCTCGCGTTCGACCGAAACATCAAGATCTACTTCGACTGGATCGCCAAGCACGACGCGGTGTACCACCTGGGCACCGACGGCCGCACCATCGAACGGAACTTCTACGCGCAGCAGCAGAAGCTGCGCAAGACCCCGGCGGGCGGCGTGATCGGCCCGGACGAACTGGTCGACGTGTTCCTCGGCGCGACCTATTCGACCTACGGCTGGGCGGACATCGCCGCCGCGTACGCGGCCTGGGTCAACGGCGGGGACTTCGCGGGCCTCAAGGCGCGCTATGACGACATCAACAGCCAGGAACCGGGTTCGGACAACGGTTTCGCTGTGTACCTGGGCGTGCAGTGCACCGACGTCCAGTGGCCGACGGACTGGAACCGGTGGCGGCTGGACAACTGGATCACCCACTTCAAGGCGCCGTTCACCACCTGGGGCAACGCCTGGTACAACGCACCCTGTGTGTACTGGGGTGCGAAAGCGGGCAAGCCAGTCAAGGTCGACGGCTCGAAGGCGCCGCCGATCCTGCTGACCAGCGAGACCTTGGACGCTCCCACACCGTTCGAGGGCAGCCTTGAGGTGCGCAGCCGGTTCCCGAAGTCGGCGCTGATCGAGATCGTCGGCGGCACCACCCACAGCGGAACGCTCAACGGCAACGCGTGTGTCGATGACCAGATCGCCGACTACCTGGCCACGGGCAAGCTTCCCGCACGCAAGGACGGCCGCCAGCCCGACACCAAGTGCGACGCACTCCCCCAGCCCACCCCGGGCCAGACCGCCCGAACACTGGGCGACGACCAGTCCCGCGCAGACCTGCGCCGAGTGATCACCGGCGGGCGCGGCTGA
- a CDS encoding immune inhibitor A, with protein MSAKSLRYTVAALAAAAFVAVVSPFSPASAQFPASCEDGGHAHPDSKRAPGCVTASVRLDRLPAKGESATLTITLRSQLAIDAARLQVRLPRHLRLDTAGTSISAPRPVGLDQVAEERFALTTEGRTITLKVTALGAGPAQIQADVVDTADPSRARSAHGSTEFTVGERPGGSRAGVGGTDSPAVEAAAVQPTANGTATAVAPAQTGSVSAAGQICATGQFTYADNTGTWRVGRNVPVAVLGKATSSASTQTYATGLTSATDGRYSVCFTSPVTTMYSVSVRFSSASSVWQVTDNRGVSTYTVTTAAKTNVPSGTNPAFGTTSPTSTHMRGWHAFDTLNLLWAIRSSGTGCWTARETANCTKLTLHWQPGSTDGTYFDNDKPYGQRYVALMDGDPNSEHLVLHEAGHAFMDLLYGGWWPVFDCPDPHYLHKRSGPSCGWTEGFANAIAGHAKGDGLFVFPEGESVDLMNTTPFDPSRPASRTNPEDGDQVELRVAGALIDLWRKVDGGPAGTFDNMRRYGSTTFREWFNDDRPLTGLDVSATARNVVYTHTIDYRGTTPPPTGGVANGGFESGTANWTITGGVVGNWATYPAQQGSWYAWMGGNGQANTDTLSQQVTIPAGTSTLGYHLRVVTAETGSTVYDTLKVQVVDGSTTTTLGTWSNTNAGSSYVHRTASLSQWQGKTVTLKFVSVEDYSLRTDFLIDTVGITTS; from the coding sequence ATGTCTGCCAAATCCCTGCGTTATACCGTGGCGGCTTTAGCGGCCGCGGCTTTCGTCGCCGTAGTCAGTCCCTTCTCCCCCGCATCCGCCCAATTCCCCGCGTCCTGTGAGGACGGTGGCCACGCCCATCCCGACAGCAAGCGGGCGCCCGGTTGTGTCACCGCGTCCGTGCGCCTCGACCGACTGCCCGCGAAAGGCGAGTCGGCGACCCTGACGATCACCCTGCGGAGCCAGTTGGCGATCGACGCGGCCCGGCTGCAGGTGCGGCTGCCGCGCCACCTGCGGCTCGACACCGCGGGCACCTCGATCTCCGCGCCGCGTCCGGTCGGGCTGGACCAGGTCGCCGAAGAGAGGTTCGCCCTCACCACCGAGGGCCGCACCATCACCCTCAAGGTCACCGCACTGGGCGCGGGCCCCGCGCAGATCCAGGCCGATGTGGTCGACACCGCCGACCCCAGCCGGGCGCGCTCCGCGCACGGTTCGACGGAGTTCACCGTCGGCGAGCGCCCCGGCGGCTCCCGGGCCGGGGTCGGGGGAACCGACAGCCCGGCCGTCGAGGCCGCCGCTGTGCAGCCGACCGCCAACGGGACGGCCACAGCGGTCGCCCCGGCGCAGACCGGCTCGGTGTCCGCGGCGGGGCAGATCTGCGCCACCGGCCAGTTCACCTACGCCGACAACACCGGCACTTGGCGCGTCGGCCGCAACGTCCCGGTGGCGGTGCTCGGCAAGGCCACGTCGTCGGCGAGCACCCAGACCTACGCGACCGGTCTGACCAGCGCCACCGATGGCCGGTATTCCGTGTGCTTCACCTCGCCGGTCACCACGATGTACTCGGTGTCGGTCCGGTTCAGCTCCGCGTCCAGCGTCTGGCAGGTCACCGACAACCGGGGCGTGAGCACCTACACAGTCACCACCGCCGCGAAGACCAACGTGCCGTCGGGGACCAACCCGGCGTTCGGCACCACCTCGCCGACGAGCACCCACATGCGGGGCTGGCACGCCTTCGACACGCTGAACCTGCTGTGGGCGATCCGGTCGTCCGGCACCGGCTGCTGGACCGCGCGGGAGACCGCCAACTGCACCAAGCTCACGCTGCACTGGCAGCCGGGCAGCACCGACGGCACCTACTTCGATAACGACAAGCCTTACGGGCAGCGGTATGTCGCGCTGATGGACGGCGACCCGAACTCCGAGCACCTGGTGCTGCACGAGGCGGGCCACGCGTTCATGGACCTGCTCTACGGCGGCTGGTGGCCGGTGTTCGACTGCCCGGACCCGCACTACCTGCACAAGCGCAGCGGACCGAGCTGCGGCTGGACCGAGGGCTTCGCCAACGCGATCGCCGGGCACGCCAAGGGCGACGGCCTGTTCGTCTTCCCCGAGGGCGAGTCCGTCGACCTGATGAACACCACCCCGTTCGACCCGAGCAGGCCCGCGAGCCGGACCAACCCCGAGGACGGCGACCAGGTCGAGCTGCGGGTGGCGGGCGCGCTGATCGACCTGTGGCGCAAGGTGGACGGCGGCCCGGCGGGCACGTTCGACAACATGCGCCGCTACGGCTCCACCACGTTTCGCGAGTGGTTCAACGACGACCGGCCGCTGACCGGACTGGACGTCTCCGCGACCGCCCGGAACGTGGTGTACACGCACACGATCGACTACCGCGGCACCACCCCGCCGCCCACCGGCGGCGTGGCGAACGGCGGCTTCGAGAGTGGCACCGCGAACTGGACGATCACCGGCGGGGTCGTGGGCAACTGGGCGACCTACCCGGCCCAGCAGGGTTCCTGGTACGCGTGGATGGGCGGCAACGGCCAGGCCAACACCGACACGCTGTCCCAGCAGGTCACCATCCCGGCCGGGACGTCCACGCTCGGCTACCACCTGCGGGTCGTGACCGCCGAGACCGGTTCGACCGTCTACGACACGCTCAAGGTCCAGGTCGTCGACGGCTCGACCACCACGACCCTGGGCACGTGGTCCAACACCAACGCGGGCAGCTCCTATGTGCACCGCACGGCCAGTCTCTCCCAGTGGCAGGGGAAGACGGTCACGCTGAAGTTCGTCAGCGTCGAGGACTACTCGCTGCGGACCGACTTCCTGATCGACACGGTGGGGATCACCACGTCCTGA
- a CDS encoding DoxX family protein, producing the protein MSDQASATRVAGNVALWVLQVALAAYFVYSATTLFGDGLVAKFDDIGFGQWLRYLTGALEIAGAIGLLIPRLCGLAALGLAGVMVGAVGTELFLVDKPGPVLPAILLVLSLVVAWFRRDTILALVATLRS; encoded by the coding sequence ATGTCTGATCAAGCCAGTGCCACCCGAGTCGCGGGCAACGTCGCGCTGTGGGTCCTGCAGGTGGCTCTCGCCGCCTACTTCGTCTACAGCGCGACCACGCTGTTCGGTGACGGACTCGTGGCGAAGTTCGACGACATCGGCTTCGGCCAGTGGCTGCGCTACCTCACCGGCGCGCTGGAGATCGCCGGTGCGATCGGCCTGCTGATCCCGCGCCTGTGCGGTCTCGCCGCGCTCGGGCTGGCCGGGGTCATGGTCGGGGCCGTCGGCACGGAACTGTTCCTGGTGGACAAGCCAGGGCCGGTCCTGCCCGCGATCCTGCTGGTGCTGAGCCTGGTCGTGGCGTGGTTCCGCCGCGACACCATTCTCGCGCTGGTCGCCACACTTCGGAGCTGA
- a CDS encoding phosphotransferase enzyme family protein has product MTPDLIATVRDAFGWQVDIEVSPGPRGALGQIWRLDVGSERYALKEIFAEPPSEALIEAELAFTHRAAEAGVRFPMSHPDRTGHHLLTAPGGGWFRLYDWVDLRPLDLTAQATPRDVGTLLARLHSCAPGAVAEPGGGAPDRWYDTVPAAHRWTEAAEPEASWAARLADRLSTLPELCAAVTPADELIVCHRDLHPENVLADPAGALVVVDWDNLGPANPSRELARALFDWFSDPTPDLPAMRAMYEAYVEEGGPGRVTEQADFSMLVASRLNFLLAQATIARDPEAQPRHREWAERELEEALRILPTPGQLAEVLAVTRTVR; this is encoded by the coding sequence ATGACGCCGGACCTGATCGCCACCGTCCGCGACGCTTTCGGCTGGCAAGTGGACATCGAGGTGTCGCCGGGCCCGAGAGGCGCCCTGGGCCAGATCTGGCGCCTCGACGTCGGGTCGGAGCGGTACGCGCTCAAGGAGATCTTTGCCGAACCGCCATCGGAGGCGTTGATCGAGGCGGAGTTGGCGTTCACGCACCGGGCGGCGGAAGCGGGTGTCCGCTTCCCCATGAGCCACCCCGACCGCACGGGCCACCACCTGCTGACGGCCCCCGGCGGTGGCTGGTTCCGTCTCTACGACTGGGTCGACCTGCGACCGCTCGACCTCACCGCGCAAGCCACCCCGCGAGACGTCGGGACCCTGCTCGCCCGCCTCCACAGCTGCGCTCCCGGCGCGGTGGCCGAACCCGGCGGGGGAGCGCCAGACCGTTGGTATGACACGGTTCCCGCCGCCCACCGCTGGACGGAAGCGGCCGAACCGGAGGCGTCCTGGGCCGCACGACTCGCGGATCGTCTCTCCACCCTGCCCGAACTCTGCGCGGCGGTCACGCCCGCCGACGAACTGATCGTCTGCCACCGCGACCTACACCCGGAGAACGTCCTGGCTGACCCGGCGGGCGCACTGGTGGTCGTCGACTGGGACAACCTAGGCCCCGCCAACCCAAGCCGAGAGCTGGCCCGCGCCCTGTTCGACTGGTTCAGCGACCCAACCCCCGACCTGCCCGCCATGCGTGCGATGTATGAGGCGTATGTGGAGGAGGGCGGCCCGGGTCGGGTCACCGAGCAGGCGGACTTCTCGATGCTGGTCGCTTCCAGGCTGAACTTCCTGCTGGCACAGGCAACAATCGCGCGAGACCCGGAAGCCCAACCCCGACACCGCGAGTGGGCAGAGCGGGAGTTAGAGGAGGCGTTGCGCATTCTGCCGACGCCAGGACAGCTGGCTGAGGTCCTGGCCGTGACCAGGACCGTCCGCTAG
- a CDS encoding alkaline phosphatase family protein: MELFAPLRRFGRGRVRRIAAGGATALACVFVLFALLAPSDLDRLSPLAFLRVPAEGLLGVVLFLVLPTRARRGVAVLVGVGLGVLTVVKIMDMGFDAVLHRPFDLVLDWPLLGPAVGYLDATAGPGGAIAAVVGAVVLALALLVLTTLSALRLTRLVAQHRLGSARAVAVLSVVWITAAIPGARIDPDAPIASGSAAAFALDHARQVRAGLLDQDKFAAEAVVDRFRDTPGAELLTALRGKDVIVAFVESYGRDAVEDPELAPQVGAVLDEGTRRLGVAGYGARSAFLTSPTTGGGSWLAQATLLSGLWIDNQQRYRTLVSGDRLTLGAAFERARWRSVGVVPGITYAWPEGAFFGYRSIQTAGDLGYHGPRFSYSTMPDQFTLEAFERSERAKADHEPVMAVIPLVSSHAPWTPTPSLIDWADVGDGSIFKTMHTGDRPAEAIFTGDPTRTRADYRRSIEYSLNTLVSYVETYGDDDLVLVFLGDHQPAKIVTGDNATWDVPITIVTRDPAVLDRVSPWKWDAGLKPGPRAPVWPMNTFRDRFLTAFGP, from the coding sequence ATGGAGTTGTTCGCGCCGCTTCGGAGGTTCGGGCGCGGGCGGGTTCGTCGGATCGCGGCCGGCGGCGCCACCGCGCTCGCCTGCGTGTTCGTGCTGTTCGCCCTGCTCGCGCCGAGCGACCTCGATCGCCTGAGCCCCTTGGCTTTTCTCCGTGTCCCGGCGGAAGGGCTGCTCGGCGTCGTCCTCTTCCTGGTCCTGCCGACGCGGGCGCGTCGGGGTGTGGCCGTGCTCGTGGGCGTGGGTCTCGGTGTGCTGACTGTCGTGAAGATCATGGACATGGGTTTCGACGCGGTGCTGCACCGGCCGTTCGACCTGGTTCTCGACTGGCCGCTGCTCGGCCCCGCCGTGGGTTACCTCGACGCGACAGCCGGTCCCGGTGGCGCGATCGCCGCTGTGGTCGGCGCGGTCGTGCTCGCGCTCGCCCTGCTGGTCCTGACCACGCTGTCCGCGTTGCGCCTGACCAGGCTGGTCGCCCAGCACCGGCTCGGGTCGGCCCGGGCGGTCGCGGTCCTCTCGGTCGTCTGGATCACCGCCGCCATCCCCGGCGCGCGGATCGACCCCGACGCGCCCATCGCGTCGGGCAGCGCCGCCGCCTTCGCCCTGGACCACGCGCGCCAGGTGCGGGCGGGCCTGCTCGACCAGGACAAGTTCGCCGCGGAGGCCGTGGTCGACCGCTTCCGGGACACCCCGGGCGCGGAACTGCTCACCGCCTTGCGCGGCAAGGACGTCATCGTCGCCTTCGTCGAGAGCTACGGCCGCGACGCCGTCGAGGACCCGGAGCTGGCGCCCCAGGTCGGAGCGGTGCTCGACGAGGGCACCCGCAGGCTCGGCGTCGCCGGGTACGGCGCACGCAGCGCCTTCCTCACCTCGCCGACCACGGGCGGCGGCAGCTGGCTGGCGCAGGCCACGCTCCTGTCCGGCCTGTGGATCGACAACCAGCAGCGCTACCGCACCCTGGTCTCCGGCGACCGCCTGACCCTCGGCGCCGCCTTCGAGCGCGCGCGGTGGCGGTCGGTCGGCGTCGTCCCCGGTATCACCTACGCGTGGCCCGAGGGGGCGTTCTTCGGCTACCGGAGCATCCAGACCGCCGGGGATCTCGGGTACCACGGGCCGCGCTTCAGCTACTCCACCATGCCCGACCAGTTCACCCTCGAGGCGTTCGAGCGGTCGGAGCGCGCGAAAGCCGACCACGAGCCGGTGATGGCCGTGATCCCGCTGGTCTCCAGCCACGCCCCCTGGACACCGACCCCGTCGCTGATCGACTGGGCCGACGTCGGCGACGGTTCGATCTTCAAGACCATGCACACCGGCGACCGCCCCGCGGAGGCCATCTTCACCGGCGACCCCACCCGGACCCGCGCCGACTACCGGCGTTCCATCGAGTACTCGCTCAACACCCTGGTCTCCTACGTGGAGACCTACGGCGACGACGACCTGGTGCTCGTCTTCCTCGGCGACCACCAACCCGCCAAGATCGTCACCGGCGACAACGCCACCTGGGACGTCCCGATCACCATCGTCACCCGCGACCCGGCCGTGCTGGACCGTGTGTCGCCGTGGAAGTGGGACGCGGGCCTGAAACCCGGCCCGCGCGCCCCGGTCTGGCCGATGAACACCTTCCGCGATCGGTTCCTGACGGCGTTCGGGCCCTGA